The genomic region GGAGGGGCCGGAGCGGTCCGAGGGGCCCGGGACCGCCGGCAGGTCCGGCAGGTCCGGCAGGTCCGCGGCGTCGGGGCGCCAGCGCGCGTTCGGGGTGTGGAACACCGGCGCCGCGCCGACCGGACGCACGAGCCCCACGCACGAGAACGGCAGGTCGGCCATCTCCTCGACGGCAACGCCGCGGTCGGCGGCCAGCGCCAGGACGTGGGGCAGCTCGTCGACGCGGTCCGGGGCGACGAGGATGCGCCACGGCACCCGGCGCAGCAGCACCCGGGTGGTCTCGCCGACTCCGGGCTTCACCATGATCACGTCCGGGATGTCGTAGGCGGCGGCGATGCGCTCCACCGCCGCCCAACCGGCCCAGGTCGGCCGCCGGTCGCCCGCCCACAGCCGCGGCCAGGTCTCGGCGACCTCGTCCGCGACCGCGTCGAACTGCGCGACGACCGTGTCGACGAAGTGCCGGGACAGGTCGTGCGGCGCGAGCTCACCGTAGAACTTCGCGCCGTGGAAGTCGTCCGGGCCGATGTGCTCGGCATTGAGGACGGTCCGGCTGACCAGCCCACTGACCGTGGAGTTCAGGCAGGCGCTCGGGATGAGGAAGTCGTCGCGGGTGCCGTACAGCGGCACGCACCGCGCCGGGTCGGCGAGCACGGCGAGGGTGTCGTCGAGCCCGAGACCCGCGACCGCCTCGGTGAGCACCCGCGTCATCACGCCCTTGCCCGTCCAGCCGTCGACGAACTGGATCGCCTCGCGGTCGAACCGCTCGGTCAGGTAGCGCACGGCGTTCATGTCCACCCCGCGATCCTTGATCACGGAGATGGCATAATGCGGGGTGTCGAGGCCGTGCCGCCAGCCGTACCAGCGGCGCATCAGGATCCCGACCGGCGTCCCCGCCCGGGCGATCGAGGCCAGGACCGGCTCGGGCTTCGTGACCCGGACGAGCTCGGCGACCAGCCCCGTGGCCAGCGCCACCCGTCGGGCCGAGCGTTCCAGCGCCTGGTGGTAGAGGCGCAGGTAACCGGCGTCGGGCTGGTACTCGACGGGCAGGTCCTCGGAGTAGTGCCGGCCGGCCTGCATCGCCTCCTCGCGGTCCTCGGTGGGCCGTTCGAGGTCGACGGCGCTCAGATCGGTGAGCAGGAAGGTGACGTCCGCCGGGTCGTACGAGCCCGAGCCGATCGTCCCGGCGAGCGCGGGGTCGCCCGGCCGCCCGGCCACCGGCGTCGCCGGCCCGGATCCCGCGGCGCTCATCGGGCCTGCTCCGGCAGGGCCAGCCCGACCTCGATGCTGCGGGGGGCCGGGCGGTAGGCGGGCAGGGTGAGCACGGCGACCGGGGCGCAGCGACGCAGCTCGGCGACGAGGCCCGCCGGGTCGGCGACCGGCGCGGGGGAGGCGGCGTCCACGCCGGAGTCGACGATCAGGACGATGTCGTCGTAGGCGCCGGGACGGACGTTGTAGACGTGGCTGACCCGGCCGGGGTCGTCCGGGGCCGGGAACGTGTGCGCCGCCCGGATGGCGTAGCCCTCGACGTCGACCGGGTGGACCGGCGAGCGGGTCGTCGACTGGTAACGGACGTCGCCGGAGCCGGTGGCGGCCAGCGTGTCCGCGATCCGCATCGGGGTGTACATCAGTTCCTCCGTCCCGAGGACGAGTGTGCGGCCGTCCGGCCGGGTCAGTGCCGCGCGCACGGCGGCGGCGACCGGCGCCAGGGCGTCGTCCAGCCGGCGCCGGTGGGTCGGCGACCAGCCGTACCTGCCGCCCTCGGGCAGGTCCGCCGGCCAGTCCGCAGTCAGCCACCGAACCGGATGCCCGGCCTGGACGGCCTGGACGAACGGGACGGACGGGACGGACGGGACGGACGGGCGGGCCTTGGCGGGGGTCGGGATCTGGTCGGACGCCGGGGCCCGGTCGGACGCCGGGGCCCGGTCGGGCGGCTCGGCCCCGGCGAGGCGGGCACGGATGCTCGCAGCCCGGTCGGCGATCTCGGGCGGCACCGTGACGGTGGCCGCGATCAGGGCGACGACGTCGATCCGGACGCCGAGTTCGGCGGCGAGGTCGGCGAACGCCGTGCGGGCCGCGGCCGGCCGGGCGTCGACGAGGGTCGCCACCACGTAGCGACCGCGGGGGGCGTGGGCGTGCAGGATGCGGATCGTGCCGAGGGCGGTCCGGCCGGTGGACAGCTCGTCGTCGACGAGCACGATCGGCTCGCCGCCGCGCAGGATCGCCGGATCCTCGGGGACCAGCCAGTGGTGGGAGGCGTGCGAGTGCGACTCGGTGAACTCCAGCACCGGCGGCACTCCTGGCAGGTCCCGCCGGGTGGTGTGCAGGTAGTGGCTGCCCGCCAGGCCGTCGGCGACGGCGTGGCCGAGCGCCGTCGCCGTCTCGCAGTAGCCGATGACGAGCGGCCCCGGCCGGGCGCCGTCACGATGGCCCGCGGCAGCGGCCTCGCCGACGGCAGCGGCCTCGCCGGCGGCAGCGGCCTCGCCGGCGTCGTGGGCGTGGGCGGCGCCCGGGCCGTCTTCGGGGAAGCCGGGCAGCGCCCGTACCAGCGCCGCGAGGTCCGCGCCGGCGGCCAGGCCCGCCCCCGGCGCGACCGGCAGGTGCTTGCCGAGCACCCGGCTGACCAGCAGGTGGGCCCGGCGCGGATTGCGCCGCAGGGCCAACCCGACCAGCGCGTCCAGGCCCTCGCCGCGCACGTCCGCGCTGACCTCGACGGCGAGCCCCAGCTCCGCCCACAGCCAGCCCGGGTCCGCCGGCACCGGTGTCGTCGTGGTCATCGGGTGGCGCCCGCGCTGCTGTGGCCGCGGGTGGCCGCCAGCACCTCGACGAAGGTGTCCCCCTCGCGCAGGACCCCGAACGCCCTGGCCCGGCGCTGCACCGCCTCGGCCCAGGCCCGGTGCGGGCGCAGCTCGTTCATCTTGTTCGCGTAGCTGCTCGGGCGGACTCCGCCGGAGTCCCCGGCGAGGATCGTCTCGGCATCGGTGAACTCCTCCTGGCTCACGACGTGCAGCGCGTGCACCGCCGGGATGTGGCTGGGATGGATCACGGTCTTGCCGATCAGGCCGTTGGCCCGGTCCAGGACGACCTCCCGGATCAGCCGGTCGAGGTCGGCCGAGACCAGCGCGCTGCGCATCCGGATCGCCTCCTGGCTGCCGTCGACCCGGTCGGCCTGGGCGAACGGGGTCACCCGCAGCGAGCTGACGAACAGGCGCTCCGGCTGGGCGAAGTACTCCCACACCGGGCCGGTGACGATGTGATCGCCACCGCGGGCGCAGATGTTCACGATGTCGGCGATGCAGTCGCGGACCACGGCGATGTCGTAGATCGTCAGGTCCCGGTCCCGGCGCAGCCCGAACAGCCCGCACAGGTCGGTGGCGCCGAGCCGGATCGCGAGGACCTGCTCGGCGTGCTTGTCGACCAGTCGCCGCACGGCCGTGAGCGCCTCGACGCGGGTCTCCCGATTGATCACCGGCGGGCTCTCCAGCACCGGCATCGCCCACAGCGGCCGGCCGGCGACGTCGGAGGCCCGCAGCACCGCCTCCAGCGCCGCCTGGCCGCCCTCCTCGGCGAACTTGGGCAGGACGAACCCGGCGAGGCAGCGGGCGCCGTCCGGACCGAGCCGCGCGATCAGGTCCGGGATCTGCCCGACGGCACGCACCCGGACGAACACCAGCGGCAGCCCGTCGCCGGAGCGCGGCGGGTCGTCGGCGAGCGAGCGCAGCGCCGCGACGACGTTGGCCTCGGCGTCGGCCACCTCGGTGTCGGCGATCGAGTCCTCGAGACAGAGCACCATCGAGTTCACCCCGGCCGCGGTCTGCCGGCGCACGTCGAACGCCAGGTGGGGCCTGGTGCCCGGCGCGTACAGCGTGGCGCCGAGCGCGGTGGCCAGCAGCCGGCGGTCCCCGTCGACGGCGATCTCCTCCGGCGGGCGGTGGAACAGGGTCTCGATCGTCTCGTCGTCGAGGAAGGCGAAGTGGCGCAAGCGACGTTCCCCTCGTGAAAGGCGGCGGCGTCGCTCGACCAAGGTCCCGGGTTCGGTGTGCGCCGGCCGGGCCGGCAAGATCGTCAAACGTCGCCTTTCGGGTGACGGTACCTGCCCGGGGGCGTGTGACGACAGACAACGACAACCGTCAGTCAGCCGACATTCGACGGTCACCCTGAGGTCATCGGCAGGCAGCCGACCTGCAGCTGAGCATCCGCAACGGGTCGGGCCGGGACGGATCGCTCCGTCCCGGCCCGACGATCTGCCGCCCGCGCGTCCGGCGCCCCGGTCAGCTTGCTCCGGTGCCGAACAACTTCTTGTACTCGGCGGCGGCCTTCGGGTTCTGGCCGCCGTTCGTGATCGTCGAGCAGACGTTGCCGGGGGTGGGATCGCTGAAGTAGGCGTCGTAGCCCATCACGTCGCCGGCCGCCTTGAACGTCTCGAACATCTTCTGGATGTAGAAGGGGTTGTCGCCGCCGCCGTCACCGCTGCAGGAGGCCACGCCCCACTCGCCGACCCCGACCTTCTTGCCGTGCTCCCGGGCGAACCGAATCACGTAGCACAGGCCGTTGACGTCCTCGCACTGCTTGTTCCACGTCGCGTCGTCCTTCGACGGCGGGAAGTGGTCGTAGGCGTCGATGCCGACATAGTCGACGTACTCGTCGCCCGGGTAGGCGCTCCACGGGCTGTTGCCGGTGGGAACCGGGGAGTTGTGCGCGTTGAACGTCCAGTCGATCTTCACCTGCGGGTCGGTGGACCTGATGGCCGCCGAGATCTTCTGGAAGCAGGTGCGGAACGTCGTGGCGTCGGCGTCGGTGTGCCAGTACATGAACGTGCCGTTGAACTCCCAGCCGATCCGGACGATGGAGTCGCCCCGGCCGTGCGCGACCAGGAAGCTACCCAGCTTCTTCCACTGGCCGTCGTACTCACCGCGGGCGCAGGCTCCGTTGTCGCCCTGACCCTTGGGGTAGGTCGGCTCGCTGATCAGCAGCTTGCCGGCGAACCCCTTGAACAGGTCGACCGGCCAGCTCGGCTCCACGAGCCCGCCCCAACCGGAGGTGCGGTCGGTGTAGACGTGGACGAGGTCGTTGGGCCGCCCGCGCCAGTTACCGAACTCCGTGAGCTGCGCGAGCTGGTGCGACTGGAACCCGGACAGCCAGGGCAGGCCCGACGTGGACCCGCCGGCGTCGATCTCCGGCGCCCCGCCGGTCGCCGGGGTGGCCGCGGCGGTCGCGCCGGTCGTGGTGCCCGGGCTCGCCGGCGGGACCGTCGGCAGCCCGGCGGCCGACGGCGAGGCGGCCGAGGCCGACGGCGACGCGGCACCGAACGGCCGGCGCCCACCCCTGCCCTCGGCGGCGGACGGACTCGCGGTCGGGCTCGGCGGCGTGGTGACGCCGACGGCGGGCGAAGGCTGCGTCGTGGCGCTCGGCGTCGGCGATCCCACGGCGTCCGGACCCGGCGACACGGTCGGCGACGCGGCACCGGGGCTCGCCGAGGCGGCGGTGCCCGTGGTACCCGGCAGGGCGGCGGCACCCGGCGTGGCGGTGGCGCCCGGCGTCGTGGTTGTGCCCGTCGCGGTCGAGCTGCCGGAGTGCTGCACGGGGACGTCGGGCAGGGCCGGCGCCTGCCTGAACTCCTTCGCCGCCGCCTCGGGGCCGGTCACGTCGAGGGCCTCGGCGGCGGTGGCGTTGCCCTGGGTCGCCTTGACGTTGACCGTGCCCTTGAAGTCCGCCGGGACCCGGAAGCCCAGGATGAAGCGGCCGTCGGCGTCCGCCTTGGTCAACGCGCTGCCGCCCAGACTGGTGGTCTCGGCGGCGACGGTGACGTCGTCGCCGGCGGCGAAGTCACGCCCGCCGACGAGCACGATGTCCTCGTCGAACAGGACCAGCGTGATGCGACTGCGGGCCTGCGGGGTCATCGTGGAGATCGGGACCCCGGGCTGGGCGGTGCCGGCGGGCTCGGTCGAGGCCGTCGGACTGGCGCTCGGCGACACCGCGCTCGGGGGCGTCGCCGACGGCTGGGGGCTCGGCGTCTCGCCCGCGGCCTGCGCCAGCGGGGTGACCGCGCCCAGCAGGCCGAGGACGAACACCGACACCAGGCCCAGCCGGGCGCCGGTCCGGACCGGCCGACGGGCCCGACGGCGACCGGGGCCGCCGTGGCCGGGCGCGCCACGAGGTCGGGTGGGCGGGGAGACCGAACGGCCGACCGGAGGGGACGGTCGGCGACGAGAGGTCGAGACCATGCTCGCGCGCTGCCTTTCGGAGTTGGCGTGAGACGCACCCGCCGAGCGCACTGCACACCGACAACGGAGCATGGTCGGATCACGACCGTTGATGGGGCGTCCCCTCCGAGCCGCCGCCTGCGCGGCCGCCCAGCGCGCCATCAGAGCTCGACGACACCACGATGGGCGCGTCGACCGGGCTGCCACTGCGGCCCGTCCGTGACGCCGACCATCTCCGACCTCGAGGTCAGGACGGTTCGACAGATGCTCCGGCCGGGTGGCGAACACCCACCTGACCGGTACTGGAACTACGCGTGATGGACCCAATCGTAAGGGGCACACCGGCTACAAGGAACAGCACCAGGACGAATACTTTCCGTGGTAGTGCCATTATTGCAGACCTGGTGGGACATCTCCGCACGGCGGACGCCACAGGACAACACTCGCCCAAATCGCGACGCGGAAGAACATGATCTGACCAGGCCGGAACGGTCGTTCAGCGGACGACCAGATCCTCGTCGGCGGGATGCGTGACGCTCCAGCCGGTGGGGTGGACCAGCGCCGGCAACAACCGGACGCCCCACGGAAGCTGCGCCCCGTCGAGCGTGACGTCGATGGTGCGGGTCACGGCCTGATCGACGGCCGCAAGCCGGGACAGCTCGTGGGCCTCGGCGGCCACCCGCGGCGGCGCGGCGCCCGGCCGCGCGAACAGGATCAGCTCACCGACCGGGCCGGAGGTGTGCACCTGGACCCGCATGGTCCGCCGCCGCCACCCGGACCGGCTCACCGTGTAGGTGACCGTCGGCTGCACCAGCGCACCGCCCTGCGACCCGAGCGGGACCGGACCCGTCTGCGCCGGACCGTCCGCCGCTCCCGCCGCCGCCGGGACGCCGGGCCCCCCCGCGGCCACGGGCGTCGCCGGCCCACCGGAGGGACCAGGAACAGCGGAGGCACCAGGAACACCGGGAGCGCCGGGAACACCGGGAACACCGGGAACACCGGGAGCACCGGGAGCGCCACCTCCCCCGCGGCCGTCCGAGCCGCCGGCACCGTCGGGGACGACCGGCTGCCCCGGGCCGGGACCGGGTCCCGGCGGTGCCACGCCGCCAGGAACAACCGGGACGGGCGCGCCGGGCGCGAACCGCCCGTGCCACGCCTGCGCCGAGCCGCCCGCGCCCGACATGCCGGCGCCGGGTCCGGCCGGCGGGAACAGGGGCAGGGGCAGTACGCCCAGCGGGGTCGTGGGCGGGTTGTCCCCGTGCGAGGGCCCCCGGGTCCCGCCCGGCTGAGGGCCCCCCGCCACCGGAGGGCGGGCGCCGACCGGCACCGGGACCGCGCCGGTGCGCGGCTGGGCCGGGCCCCCGAGCGGGTGCGCGGCGGTGATCGGATCGGCGCCTGGCGGGTCGGACCCGGCGGTGGGCCGCCCCGCGAACGGACCGCCGGCGAGGTGACCTCCGACGAGCTGACCGCCGACGAGGTGACCTCCGGTGGCGGGCCCGGCCGGCATGGCAGGCGTCACCGGCAGCGGCGGCGGGTCGCTGCGGGTCGCGGGCCGGGCCAGCACCGCCACCCCCGCGGTCGCGACGCGGGCGATCCCGCCCGCCCGGTACATCGGATAGGCGGCCACGTGGTAGGCCCACCCGTCCGCCGGGGCGGCGAGATGCCAGCCGCCCTTGATCTCCAGGCTGGTGTTGGTGACCTTGGCGCTGGCGGCATACGGGTCGTCCGGACCGGTGGGCGTCCGGTCGCGCCGC from Frankia alni ACN14a harbors:
- a CDS encoding cysteine protease StiP family protein, which encodes MSAAGSGPATPVAGRPGDPALAGTIGSGSYDPADVTFLLTDLSAVDLERPTEDREEAMQAGRHYSEDLPVEYQPDAGYLRLYHQALERSARRVALATGLVAELVRVTKPEPVLASIARAGTPVGILMRRWYGWRHGLDTPHYAISVIKDRGVDMNAVRYLTERFDREAIQFVDGWTGKGVMTRVLTEAVAGLGLDDTLAVLADPARCVPLYGTRDDFLIPSACLNSTVSGLVSRTVLNAEHIGPDDFHGAKFYGELAPHDLSRHFVDTVVAQFDAVADEVAETWPRLWAGDRRPTWAGWAAVERIAAAYDIPDVIMVKPGVGETTRVLLRRVPWRILVAPDRVDELPHVLALAADRGVAVEEMADLPFSCVGLVRPVGAAPVFHTPNARWRPDAADLPDLPDLPAVPGPSDRSGPSGPWSPSGASDAS
- a CDS encoding phosphoribosyltransferase family protein; translated protein: MTTTTPVPADPGWLWAELGLAVEVSADVRGEGLDALVGLALRRNPRRAHLLVSRVLGKHLPVAPGAGLAAGADLAALVRALPGFPEDGPGAAHAHDAGEAAAAGEAAAVGEAAAAGHRDGARPGPLVIGYCETATALGHAVADGLAGSHYLHTTRRDLPGVPPVLEFTESHSHASHHWLVPEDPAILRGGEPIVLVDDELSTGRTALGTIRILHAHAPRGRYVVATLVDARPAAARTAFADLAAELGVRIDVVALIAATVTVPPEIADRAASIRARLAGAEPPDRAPASDRAPASDQIPTPAKARPSVPSVPSVPFVQAVQAGHPVRWLTADWPADLPEGGRYGWSPTHRRRLDDALAPVAAAVRAALTRPDGRTLVLGTEELMYTPMRIADTLAATGSGDVRYQSTTRSPVHPVDVEGYAIRAAHTFPAPDDPGRVSHVYNVRPGAYDDIVLIVDSGVDAASPAPVADPAGLVAELRRCAPVAVLTLPAYRPAPRSIEVGLALPEQAR
- a CDS encoding HpcH/HpaI aldolase/citrate lyase family protein produces the protein MRHFAFLDDETIETLFHRPPEEIAVDGDRRLLATALGATLYAPGTRPHLAFDVRRQTAAGVNSMVLCLEDSIADTEVADAEANVVAALRSLADDPPRSGDGLPLVFVRVRAVGQIPDLIARLGPDGARCLAGFVLPKFAEEGGQAALEAVLRASDVAGRPLWAMPVLESPPVINRETRVEALTAVRRLVDKHAEQVLAIRLGATDLCGLFGLRRDRDLTIYDIAVVRDCIADIVNICARGGDHIVTGPVWEYFAQPERLFVSSLRVTPFAQADRVDGSQEAIRMRSALVSADLDRLIREVVLDRANGLIGKTVIHPSHIPAVHALHVVSQEEFTDAETILAGDSGGVRPSSYANKMNELRPHRAWAEAVQRRARAFGVLREGDTFVEVLAATRGHSSAGATR
- a CDS encoding glycosyl hydrolase, with the protein product MVSTSRRRPSPPVGRSVSPPTRPRGAPGHGGPGRRRARRPVRTGARLGLVSVFVLGLLGAVTPLAQAAGETPSPQPSATPPSAVSPSASPTASTEPAGTAQPGVPISTMTPQARSRITLVLFDEDIVLVGGRDFAAGDDVTVAAETTSLGGSALTKADADGRFILGFRVPADFKGTVNVKATQGNATAAEALDVTGPEAAAKEFRQAPALPDVPVQHSGSSTATGTTTTPGATATPGAAALPGTTGTAASASPGAASPTVSPGPDAVGSPTPSATTQPSPAVGVTTPPSPTASPSAAEGRGGRRPFGAASPSASAASPSAAGLPTVPPASPGTTTGATAAATPATGGAPEIDAGGSTSGLPWLSGFQSHQLAQLTEFGNWRGRPNDLVHVYTDRTSGWGGLVEPSWPVDLFKGFAGKLLISEPTYPKGQGDNGACARGEYDGQWKKLGSFLVAHGRGDSIVRIGWEFNGTFMYWHTDADATTFRTCFQKISAAIRSTDPQVKIDWTFNAHNSPVPTGNSPWSAYPGDEYVDYVGIDAYDHFPPSKDDATWNKQCEDVNGLCYVIRFAREHGKKVGVGEWGVASCSGDGGGDNPFYIQKMFETFKAAGDVMGYDAYFSDPTPGNVCSTITNGGQNPKAAAEYKKLFGTGAS